ACTGTCAATTCCCCagtctgtctaaaggttttaccacataggtcacagctgtagggcttctctccagtgtgaatcctgcggtgaactgtgacaTGGCTAGCGTGGCTAAAGCTTTTACcacaaaggtcacagctgtagggcttctctccagtgtggatcatgtgGTGTTCTGTGTAACTGCTAttacggctaaaggttttaccacagaagtcacagctgtagggcttctctccagtgtggattctgcggtgaactgttaaatccccagtctgtctaaaggttttaccacagaagtcacagctgtagggcttctctccagtgtggattctgcggtgaactgttaaatccccagtctgtctaaaggttttaccacagaggtcacagctgtagggcttctctccagtgtggatcctgcagtgaactGCGAAACtgctagcctggctaaaggttttaccacagaggtcacagctgtagggcttctctccagtgtggatcctgcagtgaactGCGAAACtgctagcctggctaaaggttttaccacagaggtcacagctgtagggcttctctccagtgtggatcctcatgtgcCTCTTGAGGTGACTGGATgtggaaaggctcttcccacatgtatcacagtgatgtgtctccataattcagctctctctttgttctctgtctggtctctctggatcctgtatctagaagcttgtttctctctggttgatcctctgtctggttactgctgtttctgtTTGAGGCTCTctatggttgagtctctctctgcagtctctctggttgagtctttgtagtctctctggagccttaaggtgTCTTCTTGATTGGCCAGTAGGAGATCTGCAGCTTTCACATATGAATGAGatattttgtctgtcataatgggcgactttgcatatgtaatgttgatcatttgatgagaggtgtatgtttctcaggtttatttttactggagaaacacaacacTGTGACAAAAACTTATTTGGCATACAACTCCTCTTTATAATAATTTTTCTTCATATTTATAGGCTATATGATTAGCCTACACAATAAGCATTATATGCGAATTAACCATAACATGACTTTGGATTGGAATTGCACATTTTTAAATCCAATAATAATATACTCTGTCTCTATTGCGTGTGTTTCAAGTTCTATTAAAAAACGTAGAATTACAAAATAGAAAACAACAGCGGTAAAAGTAAAAAACTTTACTAAACAGGAGTA
The Osmerus mordax isolate fOsmMor3 chromosome 9, fOsmMor3.pri, whole genome shotgun sequence genome window above contains:
- the LOC136949154 gene encoding zinc finger protein 678-like is translated as METHHCDTCGKSLSTSSHLKRHMRIHTGEKPYSCDLCGKTFSQASSFAVHCRIHTGEKPYSCDLCGKTFSQASSFAVHCRIHTGEKPYSCDLCGKTFRQTGDLTVHRRIHTGEKPYSCDFCGKTFRQTGDLTVHRRIHTGEKPYSCDFCGKTFSRNSSYTEHHMIHTGEKPYSCDLCGKSFSHASHVTVHRRIHTGEKPYSCDLCGKTFRQTGELTVHCRIHTGEKPYSCDLCGKTFIHASHVTAHRRIHTGEKPYSCDLCGKTFSQAGSLRHHRRKHTGEKI